Proteins encoded in a region of the Vicia villosa cultivar HV-30 ecotype Madison, WI linkage group LG5, Vvil1.0, whole genome shotgun sequence genome:
- the LOC131607926 gene encoding protein BUD31 homolog 2-like, translating to MPKVKTSRVKYPEGWELIEPTLRELQGKMREAENDPHDGKRKCETLWPIFKIAHQKSRYVYDLYYRRKEISKELYEFCLDQGYADRNLIAKWKKPGYERLCCLRCMQPRDHNFATTCVCRVPKQLREEKVIECVHCGCKGCASGD from the exons ATGCCGAAGGTAAAGACTTCCCGAGTTAAATACCCCGAAGGCTGGGAACTAATCGAGCCAACACTCCGCGAACTTCAAGGAAAGATGAGGGAAG CTGAGAATGATCCCCATGATGGAAAAAGAAAATGTGAGACTTTATGGCCTATATTTAAAATTGCTCACCAGAAGAGTCGATATGTATATGACCTTTACTACCGGAGGAAGGAAATTTCTAAAGAGTTGTATGAATTCTGTTTGGATCAAGGATATGCTGACCGCAATCTAATTGCAAAATGGAAGAAG CCTGGTTATGAACGTCTCTGTTGTTTGAGGTGCATGCAGCCACGCGATCACAATTTTGCCACAACCTGTGTTTGCAGAGTACCAAAGCAACTTAGGGAGGAGAAGGTTATAGAATGTGTTCATTGTGGTTGCAAGGGTTGTGCAAGTGGGGACTGA